In the Populus trichocarpa isolate Nisqually-1 chromosome 1, P.trichocarpa_v4.1, whole genome shotgun sequence genome, one interval contains:
- the LOC7496838 gene encoding 50S ribosomal protein L12, chloroplastic: protein MATTNPLSTTIPTLSLHSPSSSTTHSPTKHFLLFPRRQLPLSFRSSHVRPVAAVAAPEKIEKLGAEISSLTLEEARTLVDYLQDKLGVSAAAFAPAAAVGVAPGAAADAGAAVVEEKTEFDVVIEEVPSNVRIAVIKSVRALTSLALKEAKELIEGLPKKFKEGVSKDEAEEAKKQLEAAGAKCSVV, encoded by the coding sequence ATGGCAACAACAAACCCCCTCTCTACAACAATCCCAACACTCTCTCTCCACTCTCCATCGTCTTCCACCACACACTCCCCCACCAAACACTTCCTCCTCTTCCCTCGCCGCCAACTCCCCCTCTCTTTCCGCTCCTCCCACGTCCGCCCCGTCGCCGCCGTCGCCGCCCCTGAAAAAATCGAGAAACTCGGTGCAGAAATCTCCTCCTTAACCCTCGAAGAAGCCCGCACCCTCGTCGACTACCTTCAGGACAAGCTCGGGGTTTCGGCTGCTGCATTTGCACCAGCAGCTGCCGTGGGTGTCGCGCCAGGGGCTGCAGCTGATGCGGGAGCAGCAGTGGTAGAAGAGAAGACGGAGTTCGATGTTGTTATTGAGGAAGTGCCCAGTAATGTTAGAATTGCGGTGATTAAATCGGTTAGGGCTTTGACCAGCTTGGCATTGAAGGAGGCCAAGGAATTGATTGAAGGATTGCCTAAGAAGTTTAAAGAAGGGGTTTCTAAAGATGAAGCTGAAGAGGCCAAGAAGCAACTTGAAGCGGCTGGTGCTAAATGTTCTGTTGTTTGA